One window of Branchiostoma lanceolatum isolate klBraLanc5 chromosome 6, klBraLanc5.hap2, whole genome shotgun sequence genomic DNA carries:
- the LOC136437402 gene encoding uncharacterized protein isoform X1 has translation MKPSQGHRLSAVMYRGPVTWPCVLIQVCDAFIVLGVVPAILLASWAGLWKVMDVLIFPKDKELTGWLCLAIGITLLLLLHFLQKVFYDTTRNINPYLYGFLWRLHAYVCIIASVTLWRGVWVVLEFYTGKSVLSLVISATIAVVILLPLRVFNVVVTVPGRVVREVAADPFKIHTRFQTVPSCSYKFVLDVFLNVIVISTFFVVYFRGAYELMEKVLYPGDKVRNLWACMMLGYGVLIPCIIAQRYVVMLYRTLADRLWLRIALDDTFVFIVAFGAVNVWRGWWQFYDVYLLATGDKVLRGSLLHLASVLVSYLLCLARAQSFPLGPDRLDGTLNCKTDNIMGMYLEDKECCCFEPFHVTDDTTVVRKPNRGAAGQEAEDIMLVVTEEETREGSLNNKAATGYGSTPGQ, from the exons ATGAAACCATCACAAG GGCACAGACTAAGTGCAGTGATGTACAGGGGCCCAGTGACCTGGCCGTGTGTCCTCATCCAGGTCTGTGATGCCTTCATCGTCCTGGGTGTCGTCCCAGCTATCCTGCTCGCGTCTTGGGCGGGTCTGTGGAAGGTCATGGACGTCTTAATCTTCCCGAAAGATAAGGAACTCACAGGGTGGCTCTGTTTGGCTATCGGTATAACCCTCCTACTCCTCCTTCACTTCCTCCAGAAGGTTTTCTACGACACCACGAGGAACATCAACCCCTACTTGTACGGTTTTCTTTGGCGCCTCCATGCGTACGTGTGTATAATTGCATCCGTAACTTTGTGGCGAGGCGTTTGGGTAGTCTTGGAGTTTTACACAGGGAAATCTGTCCTAAGCCTGGTCATCAGCGCAACCATAGCTGTCGTAATTCTTCTACCACTCCGGGTATTTAACGTAGTTGTCACTGTCCCGGGGCGTGTGGTCAGAGAGGTAGCTGCAGACCCCTTCAAAATCCACACCCGTTTCCAGACCGTTCCTTCTTGCAGCTACAAGTTCGTCCTAGACGTGTTCTTGAACGTCATTGTGATCTCTACTTTCTTCGTGGTTTACTTTCGAGGCGCTTACGAACTGATGGAGAAAGTACTCTACCCGGGCGACAAGGTCCGCAACCTGTGGGCATGCATGATGTTAGGATATGGCGTGTTGATTCCCTGTATAATAGCTCAACGGTATGTTGTCATGCTCTACCGGACGTTGGCAGACAGACTGTGGCTGAGGATCGCGCTTGATGACACGTTCGTTTTCATTGTTGCGTTTGGAGCGGTGAATGTGTGGAGGGGCTGGTGGCAATTCTACGACGTCTACCTGCTGGCAACAGGTGATAAGGTCCTGAGAGGATCCCTACTTCACCTAGCAAGTGTATTAGTGTCTTACCTGTTGTGCCTGGCCAGGGCACAGAGTTTCCCGCTGGGGCCTGACCGACTGGACGGTACGCTGAACTGTAAGACGGACAACATCATGGGCATGTACCTG GAGGACAAAGAGTGCTGCTGTTTCGAGCCTTTCCACGTCACGGACGACACCACCGTTGTGAGAAAGCCGAACAGAGGTGCTGCTGGTCAGGAGGCGGAGGACATCATGCTGGTAGTTACAGAGGAGGAGACGAGGGAGGGTTCGCTCAACAACAAGGCTGCGACTGGATATGGCAGTACGCCTGGACAGTAG
- the LOC136437402 gene encoding uncharacterized protein isoform X2 — MYRGPVTWPCVLIQVCDAFIVLGVVPAILLASWAGLWKVMDVLIFPKDKELTGWLCLAIGITLLLLLHFLQKVFYDTTRNINPYLYGFLWRLHAYVCIIASVTLWRGVWVVLEFYTGKSVLSLVISATIAVVILLPLRVFNVVVTVPGRVVREVAADPFKIHTRFQTVPSCSYKFVLDVFLNVIVISTFFVVYFRGAYELMEKVLYPGDKVRNLWACMMLGYGVLIPCIIAQRYVVMLYRTLADRLWLRIALDDTFVFIVAFGAVNVWRGWWQFYDVYLLATGDKVLRGSLLHLASVLVSYLLCLARAQSFPLGPDRLDGTLNCKTDNIMGMYLEDKECCCFEPFHVTDDTTVVRKPNRGAAGQEAEDIMLVVTEEETREGSLNNKAATGYGSTPGQ; from the exons ATGTACAGGGGCCCAGTGACCTGGCCGTGTGTCCTCATCCAGGTCTGTGATGCCTTCATCGTCCTGGGTGTCGTCCCAGCTATCCTGCTCGCGTCTTGGGCGGGTCTGTGGAAGGTCATGGACGTCTTAATCTTCCCGAAAGATAAGGAACTCACAGGGTGGCTCTGTTTGGCTATCGGTATAACCCTCCTACTCCTCCTTCACTTCCTCCAGAAGGTTTTCTACGACACCACGAGGAACATCAACCCCTACTTGTACGGTTTTCTTTGGCGCCTCCATGCGTACGTGTGTATAATTGCATCCGTAACTTTGTGGCGAGGCGTTTGGGTAGTCTTGGAGTTTTACACAGGGAAATCTGTCCTAAGCCTGGTCATCAGCGCAACCATAGCTGTCGTAATTCTTCTACCACTCCGGGTATTTAACGTAGTTGTCACTGTCCCGGGGCGTGTGGTCAGAGAGGTAGCTGCAGACCCCTTCAAAATCCACACCCGTTTCCAGACCGTTCCTTCTTGCAGCTACAAGTTCGTCCTAGACGTGTTCTTGAACGTCATTGTGATCTCTACTTTCTTCGTGGTTTACTTTCGAGGCGCTTACGAACTGATGGAGAAAGTACTCTACCCGGGCGACAAGGTCCGCAACCTGTGGGCATGCATGATGTTAGGATATGGCGTGTTGATTCCCTGTATAATAGCTCAACGGTATGTTGTCATGCTCTACCGGACGTTGGCAGACAGACTGTGGCTGAGGATCGCGCTTGATGACACGTTCGTTTTCATTGTTGCGTTTGGAGCGGTGAATGTGTGGAGGGGCTGGTGGCAATTCTACGACGTCTACCTGCTGGCAACAGGTGATAAGGTCCTGAGAGGATCCCTACTTCACCTAGCAAGTGTATTAGTGTCTTACCTGTTGTGCCTGGCCAGGGCACAGAGTTTCCCGCTGGGGCCTGACCGACTGGACGGTACGCTGAACTGTAAGACGGACAACATCATGGGCATGTACCTG GAGGACAAAGAGTGCTGCTGTTTCGAGCCTTTCCACGTCACGGACGACACCACCGTTGTGAGAAAGCCGAACAGAGGTGCTGCTGGTCAGGAGGCGGAGGACATCATGCTGGTAGTTACAGAGGAGGAGACGAGGGAGGGTTCGCTCAACAACAAGGCTGCGACTGGATATGGCAGTACGCCTGGACAGTAG